A region of Planococcus sp. MSAK28401 DNA encodes the following proteins:
- a CDS encoding M3 family oligoendopeptidase, with amino-acid sequence MNTTTYPEHWNLDALFNGKSNSPEFFQLMEQTKSQIQELSELIDSINSKSFSIEKMLVENLNGFGIVQLSLSQMSSFVTCLLAESPKDSQVLILRGKTASLQTEYNAILTRFQQLLSEIDKPQWNALMELEQLKDYQFILNEWREQADSPLSVELEHLLSDLMVDGYHAWGDLYRSTVNNLTVSIEINGTIEDYSIAQATNLRSHPDKKLRHQAAQALENTWRNQQDTMARILNHLTGFRLQADKNRGIPNGLDKPLQDNRIQKETLEAMWQVVSENKNSFAFYLTHKARGNKMSFHDFWAPFDQEKASMDYSQAAEFLMEQFRQFGPEVEQFARTAFEEGWIESANSSGKGSVAFCAGFPATGESRVFLTFDGSMTSLLTLTHELGHAFHNHAMKEVEPLNRKYGMTTAESASTFCEMLVLDAAIQKADRPKEKLMLLDEKIKRSVMNFMNLHGRFLFEEKLYEKRKEGMISAEQLNELMKASLEEGYASSVDDLPVHYWISTPHFYITSSPFYNFPYTFGYLFSVSVYAKALEQGSGFEQQYLALLRDTGKLTVEELAMKHLGEDITQKEFWEKGMTLCVKDAEEFIRLSRLASAER; translated from the coding sequence ATGAACACCACAACCTACCCCGAGCATTGGAACTTGGATGCTTTATTTAATGGCAAGAGCAACTCGCCTGAATTTTTTCAATTAATGGAGCAGACGAAAAGCCAGATTCAAGAGCTGTCTGAACTGATTGATTCCATCAATTCGAAAAGTTTTTCCATCGAGAAAATGTTGGTGGAAAACTTAAATGGCTTTGGAATCGTCCAGCTATCGCTTTCGCAGATGAGCTCGTTTGTCACGTGCCTGCTGGCAGAAAGTCCGAAAGACTCCCAAGTATTGATACTGCGCGGAAAAACGGCCTCGCTTCAAACAGAATACAATGCGATTCTGACGCGTTTCCAGCAGCTGCTATCAGAAATCGACAAACCCCAGTGGAATGCCTTAATGGAATTGGAACAACTGAAAGATTATCAGTTCATCTTAAATGAATGGCGCGAGCAAGCCGATTCACCATTGTCTGTAGAATTGGAACATCTCTTGTCTGATTTGATGGTCGATGGATATCATGCCTGGGGCGATCTCTATCGATCAACCGTCAATAATTTGACCGTCTCTATTGAAATAAACGGAACCATAGAAGATTATTCCATAGCCCAAGCGACGAACCTGCGCTCCCACCCAGACAAAAAGCTTCGTCATCAAGCAGCACAAGCCTTAGAAAACACATGGCGAAATCAGCAGGATACCATGGCCCGCATCCTCAATCACCTCACAGGGTTCCGGCTGCAAGCAGATAAAAACAGAGGAATCCCGAATGGACTCGACAAGCCATTACAAGACAACCGGATACAAAAAGAAACCTTGGAGGCTATGTGGCAAGTCGTCAGTGAAAACAAGAACAGCTTTGCCTTTTATTTAACGCATAAGGCCAGGGGCAATAAGATGTCTTTTCATGATTTCTGGGCGCCTTTTGACCAGGAGAAAGCCTCCATGGATTATTCGCAAGCGGCCGAATTTCTCATGGAGCAATTCCGTCAATTCGGTCCGGAAGTGGAACAATTTGCACGTACTGCTTTTGAAGAAGGCTGGATTGAATCCGCCAACTCTTCGGGAAAAGGCTCCGTCGCGTTTTGCGCCGGCTTCCCTGCCACTGGCGAATCCAGGGTGTTTTTGACATTCGACGGATCGATGACCAGCTTGTTGACTCTCACACACGAACTGGGGCATGCCTTCCATAACCATGCGATGAAAGAAGTTGAGCCGCTCAATCGCAAATACGGCATGACGACCGCTGAATCCGCCTCGACATTCTGCGAGATGCTCGTGCTGGATGCAGCCATCCAAAAAGCAGATAGGCCGAAAGAAAAACTCATGCTGCTGGACGAAAAAATAAAACGAAGCGTCATGAACTTTATGAACCTGCACGGGAGATTCCTGTTTGAAGAAAAACTTTACGAAAAGCGCAAGGAAGGCATGATCAGTGCGGAGCAATTGAACGAACTGATGAAAGCTTCACTGGAAGAAGGCTACGCCAGTTCGGTTGATGACCTGCCAGTGCATTATTGGATTTCCACGCCGCATTTCTACATAACCAGTTCGCCCTTCTATAACTTCCCTTATACGTTCGGCTATCTGTTTTCCGTCAGTGTCTACGCCAAAGCGCTGGAACAAGGCTCGGGCTTCGAGCAGCAATACTTGGCGCTGCTCCGCGATACCGGAAAACTTACTGTAGAAGAGCTGGCGATGAAGCATCTGGGTGAAGACATCACCCAAAAAGAATTCTGGGAAAAAGGCATGACGCTATGTGTGAAAGACGCCGAGGAATTTATTCGGCTTAGCCGATTGGCATCAGCAGAGAGATAG